CATATAGCGTTGGCGGTAGATCGTGTAGTCGGCCGGTTCGTCCGCGACGTCCGCGCGGCCGTGGCGATGCGCGACCGTGCGTCTTCTGGCGGCGGCATTGGAAATGGCGGTCGTCAGCGATGCGCGCACTTGCGCGCACGCGGTTTCCTCGCCATCTTCCTTGCCATCGCGCGCGGCCGGGGGCGATGCCTCCGGCAAACGGGCGTTGAGCGCCCCGGACAGCGCGATCGCATCCGTCCATTCAAGCCACAGGCTCAAGCGGTCCGCAAGGGATTGGGCGGGTTGGGCGACATCGACGTCCGTCAACCGCACGAGCAAGCGAATGAGCGCCGGACCGCTCAGGCCCTGGCGCCGTGGGACTTGCACCATACCAGCCGATCAAAAAATCCTGCAGTTTACACGGCGCGGCAGGCCGCGGGACGGGCGCCGCCCGCGCTCGGCGGCCAAGCAAGCGGTGCTGGCAGCGCCGGCAGGGACGGCATGCCGTTTGCGTCGATTCGCGTCTCTTCCCGCCGCCGCGCCGCCATGCGACTTCATCATCTGAACTGCATTTCATCGTGTCCCCTGGGCGGCCACCTGATGGACGGCCGCACCGATTGCCTGTTCTGCCGCGGGACGCTGTGCTGCCATTGCATACTGGCCGAGACGCCGCAGGACGGCCTGGTGCTCGTGGACACGGGCTTCGGGCTGAACGATGTGCGCGACCCGCGCAGCCGGCTGAGCGCTTTCTTCCTGGCGCTGCTCAAGCCCGACTTCAAGGAGGCCATGACGGCTGTGCGGCAGGTCGAACGGCTGGGCTACAAGGCCTCCGACGTGCGGCATATCGTCCTGACGCACCTGGATTTCGACCATGCGGGCGGACTCGACGACTTTCCGCAGGCCACCGTGCATCTGCTGCGGCGCGAGCGCGAATCGGCCGCGCTGCAATCCACCTGGCTGGACAGGCAGCGCTACCGTCCGGCGCAATGGTCGTCGCTGCGCCGATGGAAGACCTATCTTCCGGGCGACGGCGATGCGTGGTTCGGCTTGCGCGGCGTGCGGCGGATCGAGGGCATACAGGCCGACATCGCGCTGGTGCCGCTTCATGGGCACACGCTGGGGCATGCCGGCGTCGCGCTGGCAGGCGAGGACAAATGGCTGCTGCAGGCCGGCGACGCATACTTCTATCATCAGGAACTGGACCTGGAGCGGCCGCGCTGCACGCCCGGCCTGCGCTTCTATCAGTGGATGATGGAAAAGGACCGCAAGGCGCGGTTCCAGAACCAGGCCCGGCTGCGCGAGCTGCGGCGCGAACATTCGGGGCAGGTGACCATCTGCTGCAGCCACGATCCGCACGAGTTCGATGCATTGAAGGCCGCGGCGGCCCCATTGCGCCCCGCAATGTCGTGACACGGCGGCGCCACGGCCGCGCCGGGACGATTCAGCCGCGGTGCTCGATCTCCGAAGCCACGGAGGCATGGTTGACCATGGCGACCAGCGACACGCCGCCGATGATGTTGCCCAGCAATGTCGGCGCGAAAAAGCGCAGCAGGAAGTCCCGCACCGGCGCATGGTGAGCCAGGACCGCGTAGGCCGCTTCCACCGAACCGGCGATGATATGCGACAGACGGCTGACCGCCACCACATAGCTGATCAGCAGAACGGTGAGCAGGCGTGCGGACCGCGCGCTTGGCAGCAGCCACACCATCAAGGCGATCAGCCATCCCGCGAACACCGCGCGCAGGGTCGTCGACCAGAAGCCGTGCGCCATGGGCTCCAGGGACAGCGTGTCCAGGGCTTTGACGACACTGGGCTGGAACACGTCCGGCACCGTGAGCAGCGCCGCGAAAGCAAACGTCCCGGCCACGTTCGCCGCCAGCACAACCGCCCATAGCCGCAACGCCGAAGCCAGGGTGGCGGCGTTCCGGTGCATCAGGACCGGAAGCACCACCGTCAGCGTGCTTTCGGTGAACAGCTGCTGTCGGCCAAGGATGACGATGACGAAGCCGGTGCAATAGCCCAGCCCGGCGACCAGATGGCGCCATTCCGTCTCCGGTAACCCGGCGGACAGCACCGCCTGGACAAGGAAGGAAAACCCCATGGAAAGGCCGGCCGCCAGTCCCGACCACGCCAGCGCCGCGGCCGGCCGCCGCAATGCCGCTTCGCCGTCCTCGCGCACGACCTCATGTATGACCAGCGCGTGCGGCGTCGAATGGTCGGCGGCCTGCTCGCGTTCGTCCTCGGAGAGATGGGGAGAATTGCCGCCGGCGGCGCTGTCGCTGGACATGATGATGGGTGCAGGTTGAGGTTGCCGATATCTCGTTGCCGATATCTCTGTCGTGGCCCTTGTCCGGCGCTCGTGTCGCGGGCCGTCGTGAAGGCAGGGCGCCCTGAGGCAAACGCCGTACCCGCGCGCCGCGCCCGGCGCACGCGTCCTGGCTGGTGCAAACCGGCGCCCCAGGATCGATCTGCCGGAGCGCGGCGATAATGCCGCGGTCCATGCCTTCTACCGGCATCTGGGATACGGCCCGGACGATGTGGCTGGCTTCGGCAAGCGCCTCGTCCCGGATCTCGCGGACGCGCCGCCGGCCGGCCTCGTCGATGCAGCGGGACGGCAGGGCGGATGAAGTCGCCGGCTGGAACGTGGATTGCGCCCCCGCGCGGATCCTGGCGGGGCGGCATCGCGCCGTTCCGTCATTGGCCATTCGAATCAGGTGAATAAGTTGTTATGTCGGAATCGCTGAAGCTGGAGCGCCGCCAGGCGGCGTTTGCAAATTCCGCCCGGGACTTGAGCCGGGCCACGCGCGCCGTGATGGCGCAGTTTTTCGTCAACGGCGCATCGTTCGCCGCCTGGGGCGTGCAGATACCCGAGATCAAGACACGCTTCGGGATATCGGATTTCGTGCTCTCGTTCGCCATGCTCGCAGTGGCGGGCGGCGCCATCGTGGCGATGGGGCCCGTGGGCCGCTGGGCCACGCGCGCGGGCAGTGCGCGTGCGCTGGTGATCAGCGGGGTGGTGTATGCCGTCGCGACCGGCCTGATCCCGTTCATGCCCAGCTATGCCGCCCTGTTGCCGCTGCTCATCGTGCTGGGCATCGGAATGGGCGGCTTCGACGTCACCATGAACGTGCAGGCCGCCGCGGTGGAGGGGCGCTCGCACAAGCCCATCATGTCGACCCTGCACGGCATGTTCAGCCTGGGCGGCATGGTCGGCGCCGGCGTGGGCGGCGCGATTGCGCTGGGCGGCTTGCCGTCCTGGGCGCATGTCGCGGGAACGGCCCTGGTGACCTTGCTCGCCATTGCCCTGGGCAGGCGGTATCTGATCGACGACACGCCGGGGGCGCAGGCCGTACGGGAGGCCCATGGCCGGCCGGACGCGAAGCGCAAACCCGGAAGCGGCGGCCGGCGCGCCGGCTCCATGCCGGCCCGCCGCAGCACGGCCCGCGCGGCGTTGTGGATACTCGGTTTTTTCGCTTTCCTCGGGCTGATCTGCGAAGGGGCGATGTATGACTGGGCCAGCGTGTACCTGCGCGACGTGGCGGGCGCGGCCGCCCAGCTGGCGGGGTATGGCTATGCGGCGTTTTCCACGGGCATGGCATGCGGACGTTTCGCCGCCGACCCGCTGCGCCGCCGGATCGGCGATGGCCGCACACTGGCGATCAGCGGGTGGCTCGGGTTCGCCGGCATCGCCCTTGCCGTCGGCATGCCGTGGCCGCTATGGACGTTGCTGGGCTTTTTCGTGATGGGCCTGGGGGTCGCGAACCTGATGCCTTTCTTCTTCCTGGCCGGCGCCCGGCTGCCCGGCATGAGCGCCGCGCAGGGGGTGGCGGCGATCGCCCGCTGCGCCTATGCGGGCATGCTGCTGGGCCCGGCGATCATCGGCGCCATCACGCACCAGGCCGGCCTGCAGGCCGCGCTGGGCGCTGTGGCCCTGATCATGGGCGCCATCGCGGCGGTCGGTACGCGCCAGGTCAGGCGGTTCGCCTGACCGTCCGCGCGGCGCTCGTCAGCAGGCGGCGCGGTCCCGCGCCCTGCTGCGCCAGGCGGTCGGCGGGATTGCGCAGGCCGCAGCCCTCCATGGACAGGCAGCCGCAGCCGATGCAGTCGTCCAGCATGTCGCGCAGGCGTTTCAACTGCGCGATGCGCGCATCCAGGTCCGCACGCCATTGCGCCGAGAATCGTTGCCAGTCCGCGCGGGTGGGCGCGCCGCCGGGCGGCAGCGTCGCCAGCGCCGCTGCGATGTCCGCGAGCGAGATGCCGACGTGCTGGGCAACGCGTATCAGCGCGACACGCCGCAGGACGCCGCGCGCATAGCGCCGCTGATTGCCGGACGTGCGCACGCTTTCGATCAGCCCTTCGCGCTCGTAGAAATGCAGCGTCGAGACCGCCACGCCGCTGCGGCGCGCCAGCTCGCCCACGGAAAGCATGGGCTTGATGCCTGCTTGATGCAGGGCGGCCTCATGGCGGGTGAGCGGACGGGGAAAGTCCCGGTTTTCTTCATTTGCGCGCGTCATCACGTCTCCTGTTCGCGGCGGCGGGGCCGCTGCAGCCGCCGTTCGTGGCGGCGGCGTCGCAGTCGCCGCTTGACCTCAAGTTTAGTTGAGGTTTTAGCCTGTGGTCTCGCAACGGACGGCCGATGCATGCCGCGCCGCAGGTTTGGACTTTTTGGCAGAAAACGCGTGGAAATAGGCATCCGGATTCAGGCCCGCCGCTTCATAATCCTTTCCGTGATCGAGGACTCCCCCCGCCTGCGCGCGTTGCCGCCGGCAAGGCCCTCGCCAAGCCTGGGGCGCGCCGCGGCGCCCACCGGAACGTCACGCCCGATCCGGCGCCTGCCGATCGGCGCGCATGCGGCAGTGCCGGCGTCTCGTCGGCCGTGCAGTCCTTCCAGCCTGTCCGGCCCCTCCATCCCGTTTGATCCGCCGGCATTGCCCGCATGTGCACACGCCCTGCGTACGCCGCGGCATCCTTGCGCGCGGGCGCCGCGCCTTCGATGTCGCATCAATCCCGCCGGCCGTGCCTGACGGCAGTCCGGTTTCGCACCCGTTGGCATCCGGTGCGTCCGGCCGCCGGGCCGGCCGGCATCGCAAAATTGGATAAGGAATAAGCCATGCATCATCCCAATACCGTTTTGCTTTTCGTCGAGGACCCCGTTGCCAGCGCGTCGTTCTACGCGTCGCTGCTCGGTTGCAAGCCGGTGGAGGCGTCTCGCACATTCGCGCGGTTTGCCTTGTCTTCGGGGATCCAGCTGGCCTTGTGGTCGCGCCGGGATGCTGCGCCATCCGTCATTGCGCGCGGGGGCGGCAGCGAATTGGGCATACCAGTGAGCGATGACGCGACCCTGGACGCCCTGTACGCCGACTGGAAAGGGCGGGGGCTGCCTATCGTGCAGCCGCTGACGGATATGGATTTCGGGCGGACCTTCGTGGCCCTGGATCCGGACGGTCACCGATTGCGCGTGATCCGGCCCGGCGTCACGGCGGATGCGCGCGCGCGGCGCGGGGAAGAAGAGGCCATCGCGGCGTAGCAGCGGGCCTGCCGTTGGATGGGTCCATGGGGATGCCGGTCCCCGGCGCCCCGGCTCGCCCGGGTAATCCCTGAAACCTCCGTCCGTCCATCTCGGCGCCGTGTTTGTATAATCGTATACGATTAGACAACCGACAAAAATAGGCGCGGAATGGACTGGCTTTCCCCTCCCGTGGGTCAGGAGACCTTCGAGGAAATCAAGAACACCTCCCTTGGCAAGCTCGTCCGCGACCAGTTGCTGAACCAGATCCTGGCCGGCGAGTTCGCGCCCGGCCAGGCGTTGCGCGAATCGGAACTGGTGGAGCGGCTGAAGGTGTCGCGCGTTCCCGTGCGCGAAGCCCTGCGTGAGCTGGAAAGCTCCGGCCTGGTGGTATCGCGCAAGCATTCAGG
The sequence above is a segment of the Bordetella genomosp. 9 genome. Coding sequences within it:
- a CDS encoding DUF3348 domain-containing protein, encoding MVQVPRRQGLSGPALIRLLVRLTDVDVAQPAQSLADRLSLWLEWTDAIALSGALNARLPEASPPAARDGKEDGEETACAQVRASLTTAISNAAARRRTVAHRHGRADVADEPADYTIYRQRYMTMQHAMETDIGSLRGRLRAALAARAPAMTRLAMVDAVMERALGGRERTLLALVPGLLEKHFERLRMAEEAALAQAQEAGAARKPRRGAWLETFRADMRSVLLAELDIRFQPVDGLLAALRTR
- a CDS encoding MBL fold metallo-hydrolase, which translates into the protein MRLHHLNCISSCPLGGHLMDGRTDCLFCRGTLCCHCILAETPQDGLVLVDTGFGLNDVRDPRSRLSAFFLALLKPDFKEAMTAVRQVERLGYKASDVRHIVLTHLDFDHAGGLDDFPQATVHLLRRERESAALQSTWLDRQRYRPAQWSSLRRWKTYLPGDGDAWFGLRGVRRIEGIQADIALVPLHGHTLGHAGVALAGEDKWLLQAGDAYFYHQELDLERPRCTPGLRFYQWMMEKDRKARFQNQARLRELRREHSGQVTICCSHDPHEFDALKAAAAPLRPAMS
- a CDS encoding formate/nitrite transporter family protein codes for the protein MSSDSAAGGNSPHLSEDEREQAADHSTPHALVIHEVVREDGEAALRRPAAALAWSGLAAGLSMGFSFLVQAVLSAGLPETEWRHLVAGLGYCTGFVIVILGRQQLFTESTLTVVLPVLMHRNAATLASALRLWAVVLAANVAGTFAFAALLTVPDVFQPSVVKALDTLSLEPMAHGFWSTTLRAVFAGWLIALMVWLLPSARSARLLTVLLISYVVAVSRLSHIIAGSVEAAYAVLAHHAPVRDFLLRFFAPTLLGNIIGGVSLVAMVNHASVASEIEHRG
- a CDS encoding MFS transporter; the encoded protein is MSESLKLERRQAAFANSARDLSRATRAVMAQFFVNGASFAAWGVQIPEIKTRFGISDFVLSFAMLAVAGGAIVAMGPVGRWATRAGSARALVISGVVYAVATGLIPFMPSYAALLPLLIVLGIGMGGFDVTMNVQAAAVEGRSHKPIMSTLHGMFSLGGMVGAGVGGAIALGGLPSWAHVAGTALVTLLAIALGRRYLIDDTPGAQAVREAHGRPDAKRKPGSGGRRAGSMPARRSTARAALWILGFFAFLGLICEGAMYDWASVYLRDVAGAAAQLAGYGYAAFSTGMACGRFAADPLRRRIGDGRTLAISGWLGFAGIALAVGMPWPLWTLLGFFVMGLGVANLMPFFFLAGARLPGMSAAQGVAAIARCAYAGMLLGPAIIGAITHQAGLQAALGAVALIMGAIAAVGTRQVRRFA
- the soxR gene encoding redox-sensitive transcriptional activator SoxR, with translation MLSVGELARRSGVAVSTLHFYEREGLIESVRTSGNQRRYARGVLRRVALIRVAQHVGISLADIAAALATLPPGGAPTRADWQRFSAQWRADLDARIAQLKRLRDMLDDCIGCGCLSMEGCGLRNPADRLAQQGAGPRRLLTSAARTVRRTA
- a CDS encoding VOC family protein; amino-acid sequence: MHHPNTVLLFVEDPVASASFYASLLGCKPVEASRTFARFALSSGIQLALWSRRDAAPSVIARGGGSELGIPVSDDATLDALYADWKGRGLPIVQPLTDMDFGRTFVALDPDGHRLRVIRPGVTADARARRGEEEAIAA